A window of the Lolium perenne isolate Kyuss_39 chromosome 7, Kyuss_2.0, whole genome shotgun sequence genome harbors these coding sequences:
- the LOC127312473 gene encoding disease resistance protein RPM1, which yields MADTLYLVLRKVALSLGEAALEKLGTEVAEVASVRTDCEYGMKRTESQLVILQAFIGQVNTHNVGDKTFEAWLGQVTNVAHQVEDIIDEFSFLTSQAAVINNFFKRKFHQAKSSAAWQNLSNQIDEVETRIQRISTMKDRYAKSIGESGKSSTLQNARQLSLSDSAYLSDDAELVGNASEIQRLKQWLLSEQKDRSIMSILGMGGLGKTTIASRVYKNQQISRVFDCYAWVTLSQNYQVEGLMRQIMKQLIDQRSHMASGIEAMNHVVLIEKLQSYLRDKKYLIVLDDVWDTNDWLFFNSALIRNNCGSRVLVTTRKKDVASVANDGFVVELKILPYTEAWHLFCQKAFRRLDDKICPVNLRPWAEKIVKKCQGLPLALVAIGCLLSYRELEEQEWSSLHNQLSWQLANSPELSWIMSILNLSLNDLPGYLKNCFLYCSLFPEDYKIRRRWICRLWVTEGLVEERGAGTTMEEVAECYLNELTRRSLFEVAERNVHGRARSFQMHDLVRDACLTVANREKFAVVYGASGINQVTSEARRLFVQKDARSLKVAAASQIRSFILFDTQVASTWIHDISSNFRLIRVLCLRFANIHQVPGVVSDLLNLHYLDLAHTKVKHIPASFGKLRNLQVLDLRFSYVEQLPWEITLLTKLRHLYVYKLHDVQERIFDCISATNMLGNICCLKNLQTLQSVSANKDMITQLGELTLMRSLAIMKMRQNYIVELWGSLAKMPSLSRLVIFANSKDEILNLVMLKPLPNLKFFWLRGRLYDGVLPQMFAGFERLATLKLDFCFLKKDPISSFAHMLNLVDLKLYKTYDGEQLKFRAGWFPKLSSLELGGMEHLNLIEIEECTMKVLHTLEMVGLMDLNAVPRGIKHIKTLQKMLLTDMPKEFIDRLQGADSYIVQHIPNIQSFESSNSEAVNKLVLLPHLAKKYGTCWWELS from the exons ATGGCAGACACACTATATCTTGTCCTCAGAAAAGTAGCTCTGTCTCTCGGAGAAGCAGCGTTGGAGAAGCTGGGCACAGAGGTAGCGGAGGTAGCATCGGTTCGCACAGATTGCGAGTATGGAATGAAACGGACCGAGAGCCAGTTAGTGATTCTGCAGGCATTTATCGGTCAGGTTAACACACATAATGTTGGTGACAAGACATTTGAGGCCTGGCTGGGCCAAGTTACAAATGTTGCCCATCAGGTAGAAGACATAATTGATGAATTTAGTTTCCTCACTTCTCAAGCTGCAGTCATAAACAACTTCTTCAAGAGGAAATTCCATCAGGCCAAGAGCTCTGCAGCATGGCAGAACCTGTCAAACCAGATTGATGAAGTAGAAACTCGAATTCAGCGAATATCCACAATGAAGGATCGTTATGCTAAATCCATAGGAGAGTCAGGCAAGAGTAGCACACTGCAGAATGCCAGACAGCTCTCTCTATCAGATTCTGCTTATCTATCCGATGATGCCGAGTTAGTGGGCAATGCCAGTGAAATTCAAAGGTTGAAACAATGGCTACTCTCAGAGCAAAAAGACCGATCGATCATGTCAATTCTTGGTATGGGAGGTCTAGGCAAAACCACCATAGCAAGCCGGGTCTACAAAAACCAACAAATTAGTAGAGTGTTTGACTGTTACGCGTGGGTGACTCTGTCTCAGAATTATCAAGTTGAGGGCCTGATGAGGCAAATCATGAAGCAGCTGATAGACCAAAGATCCCACATGGCTAGTGGTATCGAGGCAATGAATCATGTAGTACTAATTGAGAAACTTCAGAGCTACCTACGGGACAAGAAATATTTGATTGTCTTGGATGATGTATGGGATACAAATGACTGGTTATTTTTTAATTCTGCACTTATAAGAAACAATTGTGGAAGTAGAGTTCTAGTGACAACTCGCAAAAAAGATGTTGCTTCCGTAGCAAATGATGGATTTGTTGTGGAGCTTAAAATTCTCCCTTATACTGAAGCATGGCACCTATTCTGTCAAAAAGCATTCCGTAGATTGGATGACAAAATATGCCCAGTAAATCTGAGGCCTTGGGCAGAGAAAATTGTGAAAAAGTGCCAAGGACTTCCACTGGCTCTCGTCGCAATTGGGTGCCTATTATCGTACCGAGAATTAGAGGAGCAAGAGTGGAGCTCTCTCCACAACCAACTTAGCTGGCAATTAGCTAACAGTCCAGAGCTTAGTTGGATTATGAGTATTCTGAATCTTAGCTTGAATGATCTCCCAGGCTATTTAAAGAATTGCTTTCTATACTGCAGCCTTTTCCCTGAAGACTACAAGATCAGGAGAAGATGGATCTGCAGGCTTTGGGTCACAGAAGGTCTTGTTGAGGAAAGAGGTGCTGGGACAACGATGGAGGAAGTAGCTGAGTGTTACCTAAACGAGCTCACACGGCGTTCTCTTTTTGAAGTTGCAGAAAGGAATGTTCATGGAAGAGCTAGATCATTTCAGATGCATGACCTTGTGCGCGATGCATGTCTGACTGTTGCAAACAGAGAGAAGTTTGCCGTTGTATATGGCGCATCTGGTATAAATCAGGTTACCTCTGAAGCCCGCCGTCTGTTTGTTCAGAAGGATGCTCGGTCTTTAAAAGTTGCTGCAGCATCACAGATCcgttcttttattttgtttgacaCACAAGTAGCATCAACTTGGATACACGACATTTCATCTAATTTTAGACTTATCCGGGTCCTCTGTCTAAGGTTTGCTAACATCCACCAAGTGCCAGGTGTTGTCTCAGACTTACTTAATTTGCACTATTTGGATTTAGCTCACACAAAGGTTAAGCATATACCAGCATCGTTTGGGAAACTTAGGAACCTACAAGTTTTGGACCTCAGGTTCAGCTACGTGGAGCAGCTGCCATGGGAAATAACACTCCTGACTAAACTGAGGCATCTGTATGTATACAAGCTGCATGATGTTCAAGAAAGGATATTTGACTGCATTTCTGCTACAAATATGCTTGGAAATATTTGTTGTCTGAAGAATCTGCAAACCTTACAATCTGTCTCAGCCAATAAAGACATGATTACACAGCTCGGGGAATTGACACTGATGAGAAGTTTGGCTATAATGAAAATGCGTCAAAACTACATCGTGGAATTATGGGGCTCCTTGGCCAAGATGCCTAGCCTTAGTAGGTTGGTTATTTTTGCTAACAGCAAGGATGAGATTCTTAACCTGGTAATGCTAAAGCCCTTACCGAATCTGAAGTTTTTCTGGTTGAGAGGGAGGTTGTATGATGGAGTGCTCCCACAAATGTTCGCAGGTTTTGAGAGGCTTGCTACTTTGAAACTTGACTTCTGTTTTCTAAAGAAAGATCCCATTAGCTCCTTTGCACACATGCTGAATCTTGTTGATCTCAAGCTTTACAAGACTTATGATGGGGAACAGTTAAAATTTCGTGCAGGATGGTTTCCCAAGCTCAGTTCTCTTGAATTAGGTGGCATGGAACATCTGAATTTGATTGAGATAGAGGAATGCACAATGAAGGTTTTACATACTTTGGAGATGGTTGGCCTAATGGATCTAAATGCAGTGCCTCGAGGCATTAAGCACATTAAGACACTACAGAAGATGCTTCTAACAGATATGCCAAAGGAGTTCATTGATAGGCTACAAGGAGCTGATAGTTATATAGTTCAGCATATACCTAACATCCAGAGTTTCGAATCCTCCAATTCTGAAGCAG TTAACAAGTTGGTTCTTCTTCCACATCTTGCAAAGAAGTATGGCACATGCTGGTGGGAGCTTTCTTAA